One window from the genome of Helicobacter pylori encodes:
- a CDS encoding ATPase, T2SS/T4P/T4SS family — translation METLQTHRVLQALISHFTPFLESGITELIINTEQELWLYKVNNTREKRGHALFDKAFLLRFCEQLASFRGLFFDEEHPTLNCSIPFTRYRVSANHFSITTNNQITLNIRVPRLKPLSLEDFTFKASDPKSLKNLALKGHNILISGETSSGKTSLLNALLDCVNKDERVVSVEDSQELDLKAFSNCVGLLVGKQENTRFNYEDALNMAMRLNPDRLIVGEIDTRNAALFLRLGNTGHKGMLSTIHANSAQNTLEALSLNLSMRYAHALDKDLMRAYFKSAIDVIVHVNRINNEHQIAEVLWTKEL, via the coding sequence TTGGAAACTTTACAAACCCATAGAGTTTTACAAGCCCTAATTAGCCATTTTACCCCTTTTTTAGAAAGCGGGATCACCGAGCTTATCATCAACACCGAGCAGGAGCTTTGGCTTTATAAAGTCAATAACACCCGAGAAAAAAGAGGGCATGCACTTTTTGATAAGGCGTTTTTGCTGAGATTTTGCGAGCAATTGGCCAGTTTTAGGGGGTTGTTTTTTGATGAAGAGCACCCCACTCTAAATTGCTCTATCCCTTTCACGCGCTATAGGGTGAGCGCGAATCACTTCAGCATCACTACCAATAATCAAATCACGCTCAATATCCGTGTGCCTAGGCTTAAGCCCTTAAGTTTAGAGGATTTCACTTTCAAAGCAAGCGATCCAAAAAGTTTGAAAAATTTAGCGCTAAAAGGGCATAACATTCTCATTAGCGGGGAAACTTCAAGCGGTAAAACAAGCTTATTAAACGCTCTTTTAGATTGCGTCAATAAAGATGAAAGGGTGGTGAGCGTTGAAGACAGCCAAGAATTGGATTTAAAAGCGTTCAGCAATTGCGTGGGGCTTTTAGTGGGCAAGCAAGAAAACACGCGCTTTAATTATGAAGACGCTCTCAATATGGCCATGCGCTTAAACCCGGACAGGCTCATTGTGGGCGAGATTGACACCAGGAATGCAGCGCTCTTTTTGCGTTTAGGAAACACCGGGCATAAGGGCATGCTCTCAACCATTCACGCTAATAGCGCCCAAAACACTTTAGAAGCCCTTTCACTGAATTTGAGCATGCGTTATGCGCATGCCTTAGACAAGGACTTGATGCGAGCGTATTTTAAAAGCGCGATTGATGTGATTGTGCATGTGAATAGAATCAACAATGAGCACCAAATCGCTGAAGTCTTATGGACTAAAGAGCTTTAA
- the ileS gene encoding isoleucine--tRNA ligase: MKEYKDTLNLNTTTFSMKGNLSVNEPKTYAKWQKQQAFKRMQNRKDNHGDFTLHDGPPYANGHLHLGHALNKILKDIVVKREYFKGKKIYYTPGWDCHGLPIEQQILERLEKEKTSLENPTLFREKCRDHAKKFLEIQKNEFLQLGVLGDFEDPYKTMDFKFEASIYRALVEVAKKGLLKERHKPIYWSYACESALAEAEVEYKMKKSPSIFVAFDLKKESLEKLKVKKASLVIWTTTPWTLYANVAIALKKDALYALTQKGYLVAKALHEKLAALGVVDSEITHEFNSNDLEYLKATNPLNQRDSLITLGEHVGLEDGTGAVHTAPGHGEEDYYLGLRYNLEVLMSVDEKGCYDEGIIHNQLLDESYLGEHVFKAQKRIIEQLGDSLLLEQEIEHSYPHCWRTHKPVIYRATTQWFILMDEPFIQNDGSQKTLREVALNAIEKVEFVPSSGKNRLKTMIENRPDWCLSRQRKWGVPLAFFIDKRTNKPCFESEVLEHVANLFEKKGCDVWWESSVKDLLPPSHQENAKHYEKIMHILDVWFDSGSTFKAVLEDYHGEKGQSPSDVILEGSDQHRGWFQSSLLIGCVLNNQAPFKKVITHGFIVDEKGEKMSKSKGNVVSLDNLLKKHGSDVVRLWVAFNDYQNDLRVSQTFFIQTEQHYKKFRNTLKFLLANFSDMDLKNLERSHDFSPLDHFILEALETTSAGVNSAFEEHDFVKGLNILMAFVTNELSGIYLDACKDSLYCDSKNNEKRQAIQMVLLAVASQLCYFLAPILTHTIEEVLEHSQVLCIFLQAKDVFDLKDINILEKLHLKEFKKPENFEAVLALRSAFNEELDRLKKEGVIKNSLECAIEVKEKALRENLIEELLMVSFVGVAKEKLSETPAFTLFKAPFYKCPRCWRFKSELENTPCKRCEEVLKER; this comes from the coding sequence GTGAAAGAATACAAAGACACCCTAAACTTAAACACAACCACCTTTTCTATGAAAGGGAATTTGAGCGTTAATGAGCCTAAAACTTACGCCAAATGGCAAAAGCAACAAGCGTTCAAACGCATGCAAAATAGGAAAGATAACCATGGGGATTTCACCTTGCATGACGGGCCGCCTTATGCGAACGGGCATTTGCATTTAGGGCATGCCTTAAATAAAATTTTAAAAGACATTGTCGTTAAAAGAGAATATTTTAAGGGGAAGAAAATCTATTACACGCCCGGTTGGGATTGCCATGGCTTGCCCATTGAGCAGCAAATTTTAGAGCGATTAGAAAAAGAAAAAACGAGCCTAGAAAACCCCACGCTGTTTAGAGAAAAGTGCCGAGATCATGCGAAGAAATTTTTAGAAATCCAAAAGAATGAATTTTTGCAATTAGGCGTTTTGGGGGATTTTGAAGATCCTTATAAAACCATGGATTTTAAATTTGAAGCGAGCATTTATAGGGCTTTAGTGGAAGTGGCTAAAAAAGGGCTTTTGAAAGAGCGCCACAAGCCTATTTATTGGAGTTATGCATGCGAGAGCGCTTTAGCGGAAGCTGAAGTGGAATACAAAATGAAAAAATCGCCCTCCATTTTCGTGGCGTTTGATTTGAAAAAGGAGAGTTTAGAAAAGTTAAAAGTCAAAAAAGCGAGCTTGGTGATTTGGACGACCACGCCTTGGACTTTGTATGCGAATGTAGCGATCGCTTTGAAAAAAGACGCCCTTTATGCGCTCACCCAAAAAGGCTATTTAGTCGCTAAAGCCTTGCATGAAAAATTAGCCGCTTTAGGGGTGGTGGATAGCGAGATCACGCATGAATTCAATTCCAATGATTTAGAATATTTGAAGGCCACCAATCCTTTAAACCAAAGAGATTCTTTAATCACTCTAGGAGAGCATGTCGGTTTAGAAGATGGCACAGGAGCCGTGCATACCGCACCTGGGCATGGTGAAGAGGACTACTATTTAGGCTTAAGATATAATTTAGAAGTGTTAATGTCTGTAGATGAAAAGGGTTGCTATGATGAGGGCATTATCCATAATCAATTATTAGATGAAAGCTATCTGGGCGAGCATGTTTTTAAGGCTCAAAAACGCATTATAGAGCAATTGGGCGATTCTTTATTGCTAGAGCAAGAGATTGAGCATTCTTATCCGCATTGTTGGAGGACGCACAAGCCTGTGATTTACAGAGCGACCACGCAATGGTTTATTTTAATGGATGAGCCTTTTATCCAAAATGACGGCTCTCAAAAAACCTTAAGAGAAGTGGCTTTGAATGCGATTGAAAAGGTGGAATTTGTGCCAAGTAGCGGGAAAAACCGCCTAAAAACCATGATAGAAAACCGCCCTGATTGGTGCTTGAGCCGGCAAAGAAAATGGGGCGTGCCACTGGCCTTTTTCATAGACAAACGCACGAATAAGCCTTGTTTTGAAAGCGAAGTTTTAGAGCATGTGGCGAATCTTTTTGAGAAAAAAGGCTGTGATGTGTGGTGGGAGTCTAGCGTGAAAGATTTATTGCCCCCTAGCCATCAAGAGAACGCCAAGCATTATGAGAAAATCATGCACATTTTAGACGTGTGGTTTGATAGCGGTAGCACCTTTAAGGCGGTTTTAGAAGACTATCATGGAGAAAAGGGGCAAAGCCCTAGCGATGTGATCTTAGAAGGGAGCGATCAGCATAGGGGGTGGTTTCAAAGCTCGCTTCTAATCGGTTGTGTTTTAAACAACCAAGCCCCTTTCAAAAAGGTCATTACGCATGGCTTTATCGTCGATGAAAAGGGCGAAAAAATGAGTAAATCTAAGGGCAATGTGGTGTCTTTGGATAATTTACTCAAAAAGCATGGGAGCGATGTGGTGCGTTTGTGGGTAGCGTTTAATGACTATCAAAACGATTTGAGGGTTTCTCAAACCTTTTTCATTCAAACAGAACAGCATTATAAAAAATTCCGCAACACCCTGAAATTCTTACTCGCCAATTTTAGCGATATGGATCTTAAGAATTTAGAACGCTCCCATGACTTTAGCCCTTTAGATCATTTTATATTAGAGGCTTTAGAAACAACAAGCGCTGGAGTCAATAGCGCGTTTGAAGAGCATGATTTTGTGAAAGGCTTGAATATTTTAATGGCGTTTGTTACCAATGAATTGAGCGGGATTTATTTAGACGCTTGTAAGGATAGTTTGTATTGCGATAGCAAAAATAATGAAAAACGCCAAGCCATTCAAATGGTTTTACTCGCTGTAGCTAGTCAATTGTGCTACTTTTTAGCCCCGATTTTAACGCACACGATTGAAGAGGTTTTAGAGCATAGTCAGGTGCTGTGCATTTTTTTACAAGCCAAAGATGTGTTTGATTTAAAAGACATTAATATTTTAGAAAAACTCCACCTTAAAGAGTTTAAAAAACCAGAAAATTTTGAAGCCGTTTTAGCCTTGCGTTCTGCCTTTAATGAAGAGTTAGACCGATTGAAAAAAGAAGGCGTCATTAAAAATTCGTTGGAATGCGCTATTGAGGTAAAAGAAAAAGCGTTGCGTGAAAATTTGATAGAAGAATTGCTGATGGTGAGCTTTGTAGGGGTTGCAAAAGAAAAATTGAGCGAAACGCCAGCATTCACGCTCTTTAAAGCCCCTTTTTATAAATGCCCCAGGTGTTGGCGTTTTAAAAGCGAGCTAGAAAACACCCCTTGCAAGCGTTGCGAAGAGGTTTTAAAAGAGCGATGA
- a CDS encoding RNA-binding S4 domain-containing protein, translating to MRIDKFLQSVGLVKRRVLATDMCNVGAVWLNGSCAKASKEVKIGDAISLHYLKGIEEYTILQIPTLKNVPRKDTHLYIAPKTKES from the coding sequence ATGCGAATAGACAAATTTTTACAATCAGTGGGTTTAGTGAAGCGGCGCGTTTTAGCGACAGATATGTGCAATGTGGGGGCGGTGTGGCTCAATGGGAGTTGCGCTAAGGCCAGTAAAGAAGTGAAAATAGGCGATGCGATTAGTTTGCACTATTTAAAAGGGATAGAAGAATACACGATTTTACAAATCCCTACTTTAAAAAATGTGCCGCGAAAAGACACGCACCTTTATATCGCTCCTAAAACAAAAGAATCATAA
- the rlmN gene encoding 23S rRNA (adenine(2503)-C(2))-methyltransferase RlmN: MKASIYDFTLKELSQLLKPSFRAKQLYLWLYTKYKTSFKDMQNNFSKDFIAYLEQEFTLRTIEITHVRKSVDGSKKYLFKSLRDNHTFEAVLLKMKDKKIDEKTNAILEGEKYTVCVSCQIGCQVGCAFCFTQKGGFVRDLKASEIIQQALLIKEDNNLPIEKALNIVFMGMGEPLNNLDEVCKAIEIFNTGMQISPKRITISTSGVADKIPILAGKNLGVQLAISLHAVDDKTRSSLMPLNKKYNIECVLNEVRKWPLEQRKRVMFEYLLIKDLNDSLDCAKKLLKLLNGIKSKVNLILFNPHEGSKFERPSLENARMFADFLNSKGLLCTIRESKALDIEAACGQLREKKLSQQI, encoded by the coding sequence ATGAAAGCGAGCATTTATGATTTCACTCTAAAGGAATTGAGTCAGCTTTTAAAACCGAGTTTTAGGGCTAAACAGCTTTATTTGTGGCTCTATACGAAGTATAAAACAAGCTTTAAAGACATGCAAAATAATTTTTCAAAAGATTTTATCGCTTATTTGGAGCAAGAATTTACTTTGCGCACGATAGAAATCACGCATGTGAGAAAGAGCGTTGATGGCTCTAAAAAATACCTTTTTAAATCTTTAAGAGACAACCACACTTTTGAAGCGGTGTTGTTGAAAATGAAAGACAAAAAGATTGATGAAAAGACTAACGCCATTTTAGAGGGGGAAAAATACACCGTGTGCGTGTCTTGTCAAATCGGCTGTCAAGTGGGTTGCGCGTTTTGTTTCACTCAAAAAGGCGGTTTTGTAAGGGATCTCAAAGCGAGCGAGATTATCCAGCAAGCCCTACTCATTAAAGAAGACAATAACCTCCCCATTGAAAAAGCGCTCAACATTGTTTTTATGGGAATGGGCGAGCCTTTGAACAATTTAGATGAGGTGTGTAAGGCGATTGAGATTTTTAATACCGGCATGCAAATTTCGCCTAAAAGGATCACCATTTCCACGAGCGGCGTAGCCGATAAAATCCCTATTTTAGCGGGCAAAAATTTAGGCGTGCAATTAGCCATATCCTTACACGCCGTAGATGACAAAACGCGTTCATCTTTAATGCCCTTGAATAAAAAATACAACATTGAATGCGTTTTGAATGAAGTGAGGAAATGGCCTTTAGAGCAACGAAAAAGAGTGATGTTTGAATACCTTTTGATTAAAGATCTAAACGATAGCTTGGATTGCGCTAAAAAACTTTTAAAACTTTTAAACGGCATTAAATCCAAAGTGAATTTGATTTTATTCAACCCGCATGAAGGCTCTAAGTTTGAACGCCCTAGCTTAGAGAACGCTAGAATGTTTGCGGATTTTTTAAACTCTAAAGGCTTATTATGCACCATTAGAGAGTCTAAAGCCTTGGATATTGAAGCGGCTTGCGGGCAATTGAGGGAGAAAAAGCTCTCTCAGCAAATTTGA
- a CDS encoding KpsF/GutQ family sugar-phosphate isomerase — MSMLPDYNAIAAQVLRDEASALLESVKQFQEPNDLEAVVKLILKSQEKGGKLVIVGVGKSALVAQKIAASMLSTGNRSAFLHPTEAMHGDLGMVEKNDVILMISYGGESLELLNLVSHLKRLSHKIITFTKSPTSSLSKLGDYYLSLKIKKEACPINTAPTTSTTLTLALGDVLMACLMRAKNFSQEDFASFHPGGLLGKKLFVKVKDLLQTTNLPLILPSTSFKDALIEMSEKRLGSAILVNEANELVGVLSDGDVRRALLKGVSLKSEVRHFATLKPKSFKNLDALLLEALEFLERHKIQLLVCVDDCNKVLGVLHLHQLLELGLKA, encoded by the coding sequence ATGTCCATGCTACCTGATTACAACGCTATCGCCGCGCAAGTCTTAAGAGATGAAGCGAGCGCGCTTTTAGAAAGCGTTAAGCAATTCCAAGAACCTAACGATTTAGAAGCGGTTGTCAAGCTCATTTTAAAAAGCCAAGAAAAAGGGGGTAAGCTTGTGATAGTGGGCGTGGGTAAGAGCGCTTTAGTGGCGCAAAAAATCGCTGCTTCCATGCTAAGCACCGGTAACAGGAGCGCGTTTTTACACCCCACAGAAGCCATGCATGGGGATTTGGGCATGGTGGAAAAAAACGATGTGATTTTAATGATTAGCTATGGGGGCGAGTCTTTAGAATTGTTGAATCTGGTGAGCCATTTAAAACGCTTGAGCCATAAAATCATCACTTTCACTAAAAGCCCTACTAGCTCGCTCTCTAAACTCGGCGATTATTATTTGAGCTTGAAAATTAAAAAAGAAGCTTGCCCGATCAACACCGCTCCAACGACTTCTACCACCCTAACTCTAGCGTTAGGCGATGTTTTAATGGCATGCTTGATGCGAGCGAAAAACTTTAGCCAAGAAGATTTTGCCTCCTTTCATCCGGGCGGGCTTTTGGGCAAAAAACTTTTTGTCAAGGTTAAAGACTTATTACAAACCACGAATCTCCCCCTAATTCTTCCTAGCACAAGTTTTAAAGACGCGCTCATAGAAATGAGTGAAAAACGCTTAGGCAGCGCGATTTTAGTCAATGAGGCTAACGAGCTTGTGGGGGTGTTGAGCGATGGCGATGTCCGTAGGGCGCTATTAAAAGGGGTGAGTTTAAAGAGCGAAGTGAGACATTTTGCCACTTTAAAACCTAAAAGCTTTAAGAATTTAGACGCTCTTCTTTTAGAAGCGTTAGAATTTTTAGAGCGCCATAAGATCCAGCTTTTAGTGTGCGTAGATGATTGCAATAAGGTTTTAGGGGTCTTGCACTTGCACCAACTTTTAGAATTAGGGCTTAAAGCATGA
- a CDS encoding ribonuclease J: MTDNNQNNENSSENSKASHEARAGAFERFTNRKKRFRENAQKNAESSHHEAPSHHKKEHHSNKKPNNHHKAKHALQKTRNYAQEELDSNKVEGVTEILHVNERGTLGFHRELKKGVEANNKIQVEHLNPHYKMNLNSKASVKITPLGGLGEIGGNMMVIETPKSAIVIDAGMSFPKEGLFGVDILIPDFSYLHQIKDKIAGIIITHAHEDHIGATPYLFKELQFPLYGTPLSLGLIGSKFDEHGLKKYRSYFKIVEKRCPISVGEFIIEWIHITHSIIDSSALAIQTKAGTIIHTGDFKIDHTPVDNLPTDLYRLAHYGEKGVMLLLSDSTNSHKSGTTPSESTIAPAFDTLFKEAQGRVIMSTFSSNIHRVYQAIQYGIKYNRKIAVIGRSMEKNLDIARELGYIHLPYQSFIEANEVAKYPDNEVLIVTTGSQGETMSALYRIATDEHRHISIKPNDLVIISAKAIPGNEASVSAVLNFLIKKEAKVAYQEFDNIHVSGHAAQEEQKLMLRLIKPKFFLPVHGEYNHVARHKQTAISCGVPEKNIYLMEDGDQVEVGPAFIKKVGTIKSGKSYVDNQSNLSIDTSIVQQREEVASLGVFVATIFVNKNKQALLESSQFSSLGLVGFKDEKPLMKEIQGGLEVLLKSSNAEILNNPKKLEDHTRNFIRKALFKKFRKYPAIICHVHAT, translated from the coding sequence ATGACTGATAACAACCAAAACAATGAAAACAGCAGTGAAAATTCAAAAGCTTCTCATGAGGCGCGAGCCGGGGCGTTTGAGCGATTCACCAACCGCAAAAAGCGTTTTAGAGAAAACGCGCAAAAAAACGCAGAGTCTTCACACCATGAAGCGCCTTCACACCATAAAAAAGAGCACCACTCCAACAAAAAACCAAACAACCACCACAAAGCTAAACACGCCCTCCAAAAGACTAGAAATTACGCCCAAGAAGAATTGGATAGCAACAAAGTAGAGGGCGTTACGGAAATTTTGCATGTGAATGAGAGAGGGACTTTAGGCTTTCATAGGGAACTCAAAAAGGGCGTTGAAGCGAATAACAAGATCCAAGTGGAGCATTTAAACCCGCATTATAAGATGAATCTAAACTCTAAAGCGAGCGTTAAAATCACGCCTTTAGGGGGCTTGGGCGAGATTGGGGGGAACATGATGGTCATTGAAACCCCAAAAAGCGCGATCGTGATTGATGCGGGCATGAGCTTCCCTAAAGAAGGGCTTTTTGGCGTGGATATTTTAATCCCGGATTTTTCCTATTTGCACCAAATCAAGGACAAAATCGCCGGTATTATCATCACCCATGCCCATGAAGATCACATAGGAGCCACGCCTTATTTGTTTAAAGAGTTGCAATTCCCCCTTTATGGCACGCCTTTGAGTTTGGGACTGATTGGGAGCAAGTTTGACGAGCATGGTTTAAAAAAATACCGCTCGTATTTTAAAATCGTAGAAAAGCGCTGCCCCATTAGCGTGGGCGAATTTATCATTGAATGGATCCACATCACGCATTCTATTATTGATAGTAGTGCTTTAGCGATCCAAACTAAAGCCGGAACGATCATCCACACCGGCGATTTTAAAATCGATCACACCCCGGTGGATAATTTGCCCACGGATTTGTATCGTTTAGCGCACTATGGCGAAAAGGGCGTGATGCTTCTTTTAAGCGATTCCACCAACTCCCATAAATCCGGAACCACGCCGAGTGAAAGCACCATAGCGCCGGCTTTTGACACCCTTTTTAAAGAAGCGCAAGGGAGGGTGATTATGAGCACCTTCTCTAGCAATATCCACCGGGTCTATCAAGCCATCCAATACGGCATTAAATACAACCGCAAGATCGCTGTGATCGGGCGCTCTATGGAAAAAAACCTAGACATCGCTAGAGAATTGGGCTATATCCATTTGCCTTATCAATCTTTTATTGAAGCCAATGAAGTCGCTAAATACCCAGACAATGAAGTCTTAATCGTAACGACCGGCTCGCAAGGCGAAACCATGAGCGCGCTTTATCGCATAGCGACTGATGAGCACCGCCACATTTCTATCAAACCCAACGATTTAGTCATCATCTCCGCTAAAGCCATTCCTGGCAATGAAGCGAGCGTTTCAGCGGTATTGAATTTTTTGATCAAAAAAGAAGCTAAAGTGGCCTATCAAGAATTTGACAATATCCATGTGAGCGGGCATGCCGCCCAAGAAGAGCAAAAACTCATGCTAAGACTCATTAAGCCTAAGTTTTTCTTACCCGTGCATGGGGAATATAACCATGTCGCGCGCCACAAGCAAACCGCTATTTCTTGCGGGGTGCCTGAAAAAAATATCTATTTAATGGAAGATGGCGATCAGGTGGAAGTCGGCCCTGCGTTCATCAAAAAAGTAGGCACGATTAAAAGCGGTAAAAGCTATGTGGATAACCAAAGCAATTTGAGTATTGACACAAGCATCGTGCAACAAAGAGAAGAAGTCGCTAGCTTGGGGGTGTTTGTGGCTACGATTTTTGTGAATAAAAACAAGCAAGCGCTTTTAGAAAGCTCTCAATTTTCCAGTTTAGGGCTTGTGGGCTTTAAAGATGAAAAGCCTTTGATGAAAGAAATTCAAGGGGGCTTAGAGGTGTTATTAAAATCCAGCAACGCCGAAATTTTGAATAACCCTAAAAAATTAGAAGATCACACTCGTAATTTCATCAGAAAAGCGCTCTTTAAAAAGTTTAGAAAATACCCGGCTATCATTTGTCATGTCCATGCTACCTGA
- the rsmA gene encoding 16S rRNA (adenine(1518)-N(6)/adenine(1519)-N(6))-dimethyltransferase RsmA, which translates to MVVAKKSLGQHFLTDESFLDRIVNALPPLNPLKLIEIGVGLGDLTLKLLDRYPLKTYEIDSSLCEKMRARLKAEKKSFQLELVEKDALFLKEEEPYFLISNLPYYIATRLVLNALKDPKCRGLLVMTQKEVALKFCAKDSQNALSVLAHTIGNATLLFDVPPSAFSPPPKVFSSVFEVIKEPLKEKALASLAQAPFFEEALQKGFETLEDFLKACFSSPRKTLSNNLKKSVSYKEKLDKVLDFLALENQPTSVRASEIKDYLKLLNYLLKG; encoded by the coding sequence ATGGTAGTAGCTAAAAAGTCTTTAGGACAGCATTTTTTAACGGACGAGTCGTTTTTAGACAGAATCGTTAATGCTTTGCCCCCCTTAAACCCGTTGAAATTAATTGAAATTGGCGTGGGGTTAGGGGATTTGACTCTTAAGTTGTTGGATCGCTATCCTTTAAAGACTTATGAGATAGATAGCAGCTTGTGCGAGAAAATGCGAGCGAGGTTAAAGGCAGAAAAAAAGTCTTTTCAATTAGAGTTAGTGGAAAAAGACGCTCTTTTTTTAAAAGAAGAAGAGCCTTATTTTTTGATTTCTAATTTGCCTTATTATATCGCTACCAGGCTTGTTTTAAACGCGCTCAAAGACCCTAAATGCAGGGGTTTATTGGTGATGACGCAAAAGGAAGTGGCACTCAAATTTTGCGCTAAAGATTCACAGAACGCCTTAAGCGTTTTAGCTCATACGATAGGGAACGCTACCCTTTTGTTTGATGTGCCGCCTAGCGCGTTTAGCCCGCCTCCAAAGGTGTTTTCTAGCGTGTTTGAAGTGATTAAAGAGCCGCTGAAAGAAAAGGCGTTAGCTTCATTAGCCCAAGCGCCATTTTTTGAAGAAGCCCTACAAAAAGGGTTTGAAACATTAGAAGATTTTTTGAAAGCTTGTTTCTCATCTCCCAGGAAGACGCTTTCAAACAATCTTAAAAAAAGCGTTTCTTATAAAGAAAAGCTTGATAAGGTGTTAGATTTTTTAGCGTTAGAAAACCAACCAACAAGCGTGAGGGCGTCTGAGATAAAAGATTATCTCAAGCTCTTAAATTACCTTTTAAAAGGCTAG
- a CDS encoding restriction endonuclease subunit S: MDALTTPSNWQRVRLGDILSYEQPTKYLVATTQYLQKGFTPILTAGKTFILGYTNDKHGIYTNIPVIIFDDFTTDSKMVNFPFKVKSSAIKILSLRDNNQADLKYIYEKLTLLKHQVTDHKRYWIDEFSNFEILLPPLNEQIAIANILSDVDRYLYSLDALILKKESVKKALSFELLSQRKRLKGFNQAWQRVRLGDILSYEQPTKYLVATTQYLQKGFTPILTAGKTFILGYTNDKHGIYTNIPVIIFDDFTTDSKMVNFPFKVKSSAIKILSLRDNNQADLKYIYEKLTLLKHQVTDHKRYWIDEFSNFEILLPPLNEQIAIANILSALDHEIISLKNKKRQFENIKKALNHDLMSAKIRVLKK; this comes from the coding sequence ATGGACGCATTAACAACGCCCTCAAATTGGCAAAGAGTAAGGCTTGGGGATATATTATCTTACGAACAACCTACAAAATATTTAGTTGCCACAACGCAATACTTACAAAAAGGCTTTACACCTATTTTAACAGCAGGCAAAACTTTTATTTTAGGTTATACAAATGATAAACATGGAATTTATACGAATATACCTGTAATTATTTTTGATGATTTCACAACTGATAGCAAAATGGTAAATTTTCCTTTTAAGGTAAAATCATCAGCTATTAAAATTCTTAGCTTAAGGGATAATAATCAAGCGGATTTAAAATATATCTATGAAAAACTTACACTATTAAAACATCAAGTTACAGACCATAAACGCTATTGGATAGATGAATTTTCAAACTTTGAAATCCTTTTACCCCCTCTAAACGAACAAATCGCTATCGCTAATATTTTAAGCGATGTGGATCGTTATCTTTATTCTTTAGACGCTCTCATTCTTAAAAAAGAAAGCGTTAAAAAAGCTTTAAGCTTTGAACTATTGAGCCAAAGAAAACGCTTGAAAGGCTTCAATCAAGCTTGGCAAAGAGTAAGGCTTGGGGATATATTATCTTACGAACAACCTACAAAATATTTAGTTGCCACAACGCAATACTTACAAAAAGGCTTTACACCTATTTTAACAGCAGGCAAAACTTTTATTTTAGGTTATACAAATGATAAACATGGAATTTATACGAATATACCTGTAATTATTTTTGATGATTTCACAACTGATAGCAAAATGGTAAATTTTCCTTTTAAGGTAAAATCATCAGCTATTAAAATTCTTAGCTTAAGGGATAATAATCAAGCGGATTTAAAATATATCTATGAAAAACTTACACTATTAAAACATCAAGTTACAGACCATAAACGCTATTGGATAGATGAATTTTCAAACTTTGAAATCCTTTTACCCCCTCTAAACGAACAAATCGCTATCGCTAACATTTTAAGCGCTTTGGATCATGAAATCATTAGCCTTAAAAACAAAAAACGCCAATTTGAAAACATCAAAAAAGCTTTAAACCACGATTTAATGAGCGCTAAAATCAGGGTTTTAAAAAAATAA